In a single window of the Globicephala melas chromosome 10, mGloMel1.2, whole genome shotgun sequence genome:
- the PICK1 gene encoding PRKCA-binding protein yields the protein MFADLDYDIEEDKLGIPTVPGKVTLQKDAQNLIGISIGGGAQYCPCLYIVQVFDNTPAALDGTVAAGDEITGVNGRSIKGKTKVEVAKMIQEVKGEVTIHYNKLQADPKQGMSLDIVLKKVKHRLVENMSSGTADALGLSRAILCNDGLVKRLEELERTAELYKGMTEHTKNLLRAFYELSQTHRAFGDVFSVIGVREPQPAASEAFVKFADAHRSIEKFGIRLLKTIKPMLTDLNTYLNKAIPDTRLTIKKYLDVKFEYLSYCLKVKEMDDEEYSCIALGEPLYRVSTGNYEYRLILRCRQEARARFSQMRKDVLEKMELLDQKHVQDIVFQLQRFVSTMSKYYNDCYSVLRDADVFPIEVDLAHTTLAYGFSQDEFTDGEDEGEEDEEDTAAGEPSRDARGAAGPLDKGGSWCDS from the exons ATGTTTGCAGACTTGGATTATGACATCGAGGAGGATAAACT CGGAATCCCTACCGTACCTGGGAAGGTGACCTTGCAGAAGGATGCTCAGAACCTGATTGGGATCAGCATTGGAGGAGGAGCCCAGTACTGTCCCTGCCTGTATATTGTCCAG GTGTTTGACAACACCCCAGCCGCGCTGGACGGCACCGTGGCAGCTGGCGATGAGATCACCGGGGTCAATGGCAGGTCAATCAAAGGAAAAACTAAGGTGGAGGTGGCCAAGATGATTCAGGAGGTGAAG GGGGAGGTGACTATCCACTACAACAAGCTGCAGGCGGACCCCAAGCAGGGCATGTCCCTGGACATTG TGTTGAAGAAGGTGAAGCATCGGCTGGTTGAGAACATGAGTTCGGGGACCGCAGATGCCCTGGGCCTGAGCCGGGCCATCCTGTGCAATG ATGGGCTTGTCAAGAGGCTTGAGGAGCTGGAGCGGACCGCCGAGCTGTATAAAG GGATGACAGAACACACCAAGAACCTCCTACGGGCCTTCTATGAGCTGTCGCAGACGCACCGGG CCTTTGGGGACGTGTTCTCCGTGATTGGGGTGCGGGAGCCCCAGCCAGCTGCGAGCGAGGCTTTCGTGAAGTTCGCCGACGCCCACCGCAGCATTGAGAAGTTCGGCATCCGGCTGCTGAAGACCATCAAGCCG ATGCTGACGGACCTGAACACGTACCTCAACAAAGCCATCCCAGACACTCGCCTCACCATCAAGAAGTACCTGGACGTGAAGTTTGAGTACCTG TCGTACTGCTTGAAGGTGAAGGAGATGGACGACGAGGAATACAGCTGCATT GCTCTAGGGGAGCCCCTGTACCGCGTGAGCACAGGCAACTACGAGTACCGCCTGATCCTGCGCTGCCGCCAGGAGGCCCGCGCTCGCTTCTCCCAGATGCGCAAGGACGTGCTGGAGAAGATGGAGCTGCTGGACCAGAAACATG TCCAGGACATCGTGTTCCAGCTGCAACGCTTTGTGTCCACCATGTCCAAGTACTACAACGACTGCTACTCAGTGCTGCGTGACGCCGACGTCTTCCCCATCGAGGTGGACCTGGCCCACACCACGCTGGCCTACGGCTTCAGCCAGGATGAGTTCACTGACGGCGAGGATGAGGGGGAGGAAGACGAGGAGGACACAGCAGCCGGGGAGCCGTCCAGGGATGCGCGAGGGGCTGCCGGGCCCCTGGACAAGGGCGGAAGCTGGTGTGACTCCTGA